The Tripterygium wilfordii isolate XIE 37 chromosome 17, ASM1340144v1, whole genome shotgun sequence genome has a window encoding:
- the LOC119981746 gene encoding zinc finger CCCH domain-containing protein 1-like, translating into MADSSEPEPQKAEQVCSFFRKPSKSKNIRKRTVDEEDSETESFLLHPQKKAPKPDNKLYFSTGSSKSSVSADANKEPERPIFQFESSKEIQVQNDSKATATLETETDFSKDARAIRERALKKADEALKGKKQSSGDEKLYKGIHGYTDHKAGFRREQTIASEKAGGSHGPLRASAHIRVSARFDYQPDICKDYKETGYCGYGDSCKFMHDRGDYKSGWQMEKEWEEAEKARKRNLALGGDDEDEGVAYQNDEDEDEDDELPFACFICRQPFSDPVVTNCKHYFCEHCALKHHSKNKKCFVCNKPTLGIFNAAHEIRKRMAAEGKK; encoded by the exons ATGGCCGATTCAAGTGAACCTGAACCTCAAAAGGCTGAACAAG tttGCAGTTTTTTCAGGAAGCCTTCGAAGAGCAAAAACATCAGGAAAAGAACTGTTGATGAAGAAGATTCAGAAACTGAAAGCTTCTTGTTGCATCCTCAGAAGAAGGCTCCAAAGCCCGACAATAAACTATATTTTTCGACTGGATCCTCTAAAAGCTCTGTATCTGCAGATGCAAACAAAGAGCCTGAGAGGCCAATCTTTCAATTTGAATCTTCAAAGGAAATTCAGGTTCAGAATGATAGCAAAGCAACTGCAACTCTAGAAACTGAGACTGATTTCTCGAAAGATGCACGGGCTATCCGAGAAAGGGCTCTCAAAAAGGCTGACGAGGctttgaaagggaaaaaacaaAGCTCTGGTGATGAGAAGTTATATAAAGGGATTCATGGGTATACAGATCACAAAGCTGGTTTTCGAAGAGAGCAGACTATTGCCAGTGAAAAGGCTGGTGGATCGCATGGTCCTCTTCGAGCTTCTGCTCACATTAGAGTTTCTGCCAGGTTTGATTATCAACCAGACATTTGTAAGGATTACAAAGAGACTGGTTATTGTGGATATGGAGATTCGTGCAAATTTATGCATGATCGAGGGGATTACAAATCTGGATGGCAGATGGAGAAGGAATGGGAGGAAGCAGAGAAGGCAAGGAAGAGAAATTTGGCTCTCGGAGGGGATGACGAGGATGAGGGGGTTGCATATCagaatgatgaagatgaagatgaagatgatgagctACCCTTTGCATGTTTCATTTGTAGGCAGCCCTTTTCGGATCCTGTTGTGACTAACTGCAAGCACTACTTCTGCGAGCATTGCGCACTAAAG CATCATTCAAAGAACAAGAAGTGCTTTGTATGCAACAAGCCAACTCTAGGAATATTCAATGCGGCTCATGAAATACGTAAGAGGATGGCTGCCGAGGGTAAAAAGTAA